In Mycobacterium branderi, the DNA window CCGCGTCTCGGCGAGCAGATCGCGGCCGTCGAGCTCCGGGTACGGGCAGGCCTGCTCCACGACGAACACCTCCACCCGCAGTTTGAGCAGCTCGTAAAGAGTCCGCGCGTCAAGGTCTTTGGCCCACGCGCGGCGCAGCGAGACCGTCATAAGCCCAACACCTTGCTGCCCCACGACCACACCTCCTCGAACAGCGCCGGCTCGCGCGACAATGTGGCGCCCAGCGACGGCACCATCTCTTTCAGAGTCGGCAGCCACGACTGGTAGCGCTCGGAAAAGCAGCGCTCCAGCACCTCCAGCATTGCCGATACCGCAATCGACGCGCCCGGCGACGCCCCGAGCAGTCCCGCGATGCTGCCGTCGGCTCCAGCCAGAACCGTGGTGTCGAATTCGAGGGCCCCGCGCCGGATCACCTGCACCCGTTGGCCGGCCATCACCAGCTCCCAATCGGAATCTGTTGCGCTGGGCACGAATTCGCGCAATACGTCCATCCGGGCAGGCGTCGACAGGCGCAGCTGGCCGAGCAGGTAGTTCACCAGCCTGCGCTGGCGGACGCCGACCGCCAGCAGCGACAGAAGGTTGTCCGCTCGCACCGAGCGCGGAAGATCGGTGACTCGACCCTGCTTGAGAAACCTCGGCGACCAGCTGGCGAACGGCCCGAACAGCAACCAGGACTTGCCGTTGACGACCCGCGCATCCAGATGCGGGGCGGTCATTCCCGGCGCGCCGGGCGCGGGAAGGCCGTACACCTTGGCCCGGTGCGCACCGACAAGCGCGGGATTGCCGCTGCGCAAAAATTGTCCGCCGATCGGGAAACCGCCGAAACCCCTGACCTCTTTGATGCCGGCTCGCTGCAACAGCCGCAGCGCGTCGCCGCCGGCGCCGACGAACACGAATTTTGCGTTCAGCTTGCGGTTTTCGCCGGTGCGGCGGTTGCGGACCGTCAGCGCCCAGCTGCCGTCGCGCTGACGGTGAAGGTTGCGCACCTCGTGCCCGAACAGCGCGGTGGTGCCGTGGCGCACGCCGTAGCCGACGAGCTGGCGGGCCAGCACACCGAAGTCGACGTCGGTGCCGTCGGCGGCCCAGTTGAGCGCCACCGGCTCGGCGAAGTTGCGCCCGGCCGCCATGAGTGGTAGCCGGCGCGCGAACTCGTCGGCGCCGGTGACGAATTCGGTGTGAGCGAACAACGGGTTGCCGGCCAGGGCGTCGCGGCGCCGCCGTAGATAGTCCACCCGTTCGGCGCCCTGCACGAAGCTCACGTGCGGGATCGGGTTGAGGAAGCTCCGCGCGTCGGACAGCATCCCGCTTTCCACCGCATGCGCCCAGAATTGGCGGGTGACCTGGAACTGCTCGTTGACCCGCACCGCCTTGCCGACATCGACCGAGCCGTCGGGCCGTTCGGGTGTGTAGAACAGCTCGCACAATCCCGCGTGGCCGGTGCCGGCGTTGTTCCATGCGGCGCTGCTTTCGGCCGCGGCGCCGTCGAGCCGCTCTATCAGGGTGATCGACCAGTCCGGCTCCAGCCGCCGCAGCAGCGCGCCCAGCGTGGCGCTCATGATGCCCGCACCCACGAGCACGACATCGGTCTTTGCGGTCGTGGTCATTGGTCCTCAGGTTATCCCGACAGGATCGGGCGCGATCGGGCACGCTTTAAGCTGGCGAACGTGACTGGCTGGCAGCGCGATGTCCTGCCCGGTTACTGGCAGCACACCATCGACCTGGGGCCGGATCCCGACGGCGAGGGTGAGCTCGTCGCGACCCTGGTGCGCCGCGGCGACGCCGCGCCGGCGGCACACGCGGTGCTGGCCGTGCACGGCTACACAGACTACTTTTTCCACACCGCGCTGGCCGACCACTTCGCCGACCGCGGCTTCGCCTTCTATGCGCTGGACCTGCAGAAATGCGGCCGATCGCGACGGGCCGGCCAGACCCCGCACTTCACCACCGATCTGGCCCGCTACGACGCCGAATTCGACTACGCCCTGCGCGTCATCGGCGAGCAGACCCAATCGGCGCGGGTGCTGGCGTACGGCCATTCCACCGGCGGGCTGATCGTGTCCCTGTGGCTGGACCGGCTGCGACGCCGGGGCGTCATCGCGCGGGCAGGCGTCGGAGGCCTGGTGCTCAACAGTCCGCTGCTGGACCTGCCCGGGCCGGCGGTGCTGCGCTGGTCGCTGACCTCGGCGCTGATCGCCACCATTGCGCGGGTCGCCAAATGGCGGGTGGCCCGGGCGCCCGGCCCGGGCGGATACGGGGCCAGCCTGCACCGCGACTACCACGGCGAGTTCGACTACGACCTGGCATGGAAGCCGCTCGGCGGCTTCCCGATCACCTTCGGGTGGCTGCACGCCGTTCGGCGCGGCCAGGCGCAGCTGCACCGCGGACTCGACGTGGGTGTGCCCAACCTGATCCTGCGTTCGGATCACAGCGTGCCCGAGGACGCCGATTCGGTCGAACTGCAATACGGCGACGCCGTTCTCGACGTCGCCCAGATCGCCCGGTGGGCCGGCTGCATCGGAAACCGCACTACCGTCGTCCCGGTCAAAGACGCCAAACACGACGTGTTTCTGTCCATGCCAGAGCCCAGGCAGTCGGCTTACGACCAGCTGGACATCTGGCTGGACGACTACCTCGGTGCCACCCGACCCGTAGCGTCTTGAGAATGGATGAAGATGGAAACCTACGACCTCGCGATCATCGGAACCGGTTCGGGCAACAGCATTCTCGACGAACGCTACGCCGGTAAGCGAGTCGCGATCTGCGAGCAGGGTACGTTCGGCGGCACCTGCCTCAACGTGGGATGCATCCCCACCAAGATGTTCGTCTACGCCGCCGAGGTCGCCCAAACCATCCGTGGCGCTTCGCGTTACGGCGTCGACGCACACATCGACCGGGTGCGCTGGGACGACATCGTGTCGCGCATCTTCGGGCGCATCGATCCGATCGCCATCGGCGGCGAAGACTACCGGAGGTCCTCACCCAATGTCGACGTCTACGGCCAGCACACGAGGTTCGGGCCGGTGCAGCCCGACGGGCGCTACCTGCTGCGCACCGACGACGGCGACGAGTTCACCGCCGACCAGGTCGTGATCGCGGCCGGATCGCGGCCGGTCGCACCGCCAGCCTTCCTCGAGTGCGGCGTCGAATACCACACCAGCGACACGATCATGCGTATCGCGGAGCTGCCCGAACACTTGGTGATCATCGGCGGCGGCTTCGTGGCGGCCGAATTCGCGCACATCTTCTCCGCGCTGGGCGTACGGATCACGCTGGTGATCCGCGGCGGCACGCTGCTGCGGCATCTGGACGACACGCTGTCCCAACGGTTTACCCGCATCGCGTCGACGAAATGGGAGCTGCGCAGCCACCGCAACGTCGTCGGAGCGCATCACCGGGGCTCGCGGATCGTGCTGGAACTCGACGACGGGTCGACGCTGAGCGCCGACGCGGTGCTGGTGGCCACCGGCCGCAAACCCAACGGCGATCTGCTGGACGCCGAGCAGGCCGGAATCGAGATCGCCGGCAGCCGCGTCGTGGTCGACGAATACCAAAGAACCTCCGCGCGTGACGTTTTCGCGCTCGGTGACGTGTCGTCGCCGTACGAGCTCAAGCACGTCGCCAACCACGAGGCCCGTGTAGTGCAGCACAATCTGCTCTGCGACTGGGACGACACCGACGCGATGGTGGCCACCGACCATCGCTACGTCCCGTCGGCGGTGTTCACCGACCCGCAGATCGCCAGCGTCGGTTTGACCGAAAACCAGGCTGCTGCAAAGGGTTTCGATCTATCAGTCTACATTCAGGACTACGGCGACGTGGCCTACGGCTGGGCGATGGAGGACACAACCGGCATTGTCAAACTCGTCGCCGAATGCGGCACGGGCCGGCTGCTGGGCGCGCACGTCATGGGCCATCAGGCGTCGTCGATCATCCAGCCGCTGATTCAGGCGATGAGCTTCGGACTCACCGCAGCGCAGATGGCCCGCGGCCAGTACTGGATTCACCCGGCGCTGCCGGAGGTTGTCGAGAACGCGCTACTCGGATTGCGCTGAGTCGGCCTGACATTGCGGGCACAGGCCGTGCAGGGTCAGGCCCGCCCGCTCCGACAGCGTGAACGAACTGCCGG includes these proteins:
- the mqo gene encoding malate dehydrogenase (quinone) produces the protein MTTTAKTDVVLVGAGIMSATLGALLRRLEPDWSITLIERLDGAAAESSAAWNNAGTGHAGLCELFYTPERPDGSVDVGKAVRVNEQFQVTRQFWAHAVESGMLSDARSFLNPIPHVSFVQGAERVDYLRRRRDALAGNPLFAHTEFVTGADEFARRLPLMAAGRNFAEPVALNWAADGTDVDFGVLARQLVGYGVRHGTTALFGHEVRNLHRQRDGSWALTVRNRRTGENRKLNAKFVFVGAGGDALRLLQRAGIKEVRGFGGFPIGGQFLRSGNPALVGAHRAKVYGLPAPGAPGMTAPHLDARVVNGKSWLLFGPFASWSPRFLKQGRVTDLPRSVRADNLLSLLAVGVRQRRLVNYLLGQLRLSTPARMDVLREFVPSATDSDWELVMAGQRVQVIRRGALEFDTTVLAGADGSIAGLLGASPGASIAVSAMLEVLERCFSERYQSWLPTLKEMVPSLGATLSREPALFEEVWSWGSKVLGL
- a CDS encoding alpha/beta hydrolase; translated protein: MTGWQRDVLPGYWQHTIDLGPDPDGEGELVATLVRRGDAAPAAHAVLAVHGYTDYFFHTALADHFADRGFAFYALDLQKCGRSRRAGQTPHFTTDLARYDAEFDYALRVIGEQTQSARVLAYGHSTGGLIVSLWLDRLRRRGVIARAGVGGLVLNSPLLDLPGPAVLRWSLTSALIATIARVAKWRVARAPGPGGYGASLHRDYHGEFDYDLAWKPLGGFPITFGWLHAVRRGQAQLHRGLDVGVPNLILRSDHSVPEDADSVELQYGDAVLDVAQIARWAGCIGNRTTVVPVKDAKHDVFLSMPEPRQSAYDQLDIWLDDYLGATRPVAS
- the mtr gene encoding mycothione reductase, whose translation is METYDLAIIGTGSGNSILDERYAGKRVAICEQGTFGGTCLNVGCIPTKMFVYAAEVAQTIRGASRYGVDAHIDRVRWDDIVSRIFGRIDPIAIGGEDYRRSSPNVDVYGQHTRFGPVQPDGRYLLRTDDGDEFTADQVVIAAGSRPVAPPAFLECGVEYHTSDTIMRIAELPEHLVIIGGGFVAAEFAHIFSALGVRITLVIRGGTLLRHLDDTLSQRFTRIASTKWELRSHRNVVGAHHRGSRIVLELDDGSTLSADAVLVATGRKPNGDLLDAEQAGIEIAGSRVVVDEYQRTSARDVFALGDVSSPYELKHVANHEARVVQHNLLCDWDDTDAMVATDHRYVPSAVFTDPQIASVGLTENQAAAKGFDLSVYIQDYGDVAYGWAMEDTTGIVKLVAECGTGRLLGAHVMGHQASSIIQPLIQAMSFGLTAAQMARGQYWIHPALPEVVENALLGLR